In the Euphorbia lathyris chromosome 5, ddEupLath1.1, whole genome shotgun sequence genome, one interval contains:
- the LOC136228816 gene encoding cytochrome P450 72A397-like: protein MGLLGLGLGLLLLSVILINWGIKMVIKIWWRPKMLEKKLRKQGDFHVLPYKIPYGNVKEMRELGMKAKSKAMQLNHDIAPRLDPFLQGLTTTFKKPIVMWYGGIPNVVIMDPKLVREILTKKMEFKKPEITPTMKFFLKGLANIDGDKWSLHRKIINPAFHIEKLKGMLPSFMVCCEEMVEKWEKMIGEEDCVELDVLIEFQKLTADIISRAAFGSNLQEGNLIFALQRQQGKYFLQSLFSLTSPWSRLLLSKLKKKMMQIHREIQVILEGVIKKREKAILSGSGDQKDLLDLLLKSNFDEIENNKNNKGMSREDVIEECKLFYFAGHETTANLLTWTIICLSMDPKWQDKARKEVLQLIGKNRPTFDDLNQLKIVNMILLEVLRLYPPTSLMRTVQEETKIGDYTFPGGIMFTIPTYLIHRDPNLWGEDANEFNPDRFSDGISKATKDQSCFFAFGWGPRICIGQNFAMLEAKLALVLILQHFSFGLSSSYAHSPHVSITLQPQFGAQIILNKI from the exons ATGGGTTTGTTGGGTTTGGGGTTGGGATTATTATTATTGAGTGTTATTTTGATAAATTGGGGTATAAAAATGGTGATTAAAATATGGTGGAGACCCAAAATGTTGGAGAAGAAATTGAGGAAGCAAGGGGATTTTCATGTTCTTCCATATAAAATACCTTatggaaatgttaaagaaatgaGAGAATTGGGTATGAAAGCTAAGTCTAAGGCTATGCAACTCAACCATGATATTGCTCCTCGTTTGGATCCTTTTCTTCAAGGACTCACTACTACTTTTA AAAAGCCAATAGTTATGTGGTATGGAGGGATCCCAAATGTGGTGATTATGGATCCAAAGCTTGTAAGAGAGATATTGACAAAGAAAATGGAGTTTAAAAAGCCAGAAATAACTCCAACTATGAAGTTTTTCTTAAAAGGACTTGCTAATATTGATGGTGACAAGTGGTCTTTGCATAGGAAGATTATCAATCCTGCTTTCCACATTGAAAAGTTGAAG GGTATGTTGCCATCTTTCATGGTATGTTGTGAAGAAATGGTTGAGAAATGGGAGAAAATGATAGGTGAAGAAGATTGTGTAGAATTGGATGTGTTGATTGAATTTCAGAAATTAACAGCTGATATTATCTCAAGAGCAGCTTTTGGTAGTAATCTTCAAGAAGGCAATTTGATTTTTGCTCTTCAAAGGCAACAAGGAAAATACTTTCTACAGTCACTTTTCAGTCTCACTTCTCCATGGTCAAG GTTGTTGCTGTcaaaattgaagaaaaaaatgatGCAAATCCACAGAGAAATTCAAGTTATACTAGAAGGAGTAATAAAGAAAAGGGAGAAGGCTATACTATCag GAAGTGGAGACCAAAAGGATCTATTGGATCTGTTACTGAAATCAAATTTTGATGAGATtgaaaacaacaaaaataataagggaATGTCAAGAGAAGATGTGATTGAAGAATGCAAACTCTTCTACTTTGCTGGTCATGAAACTACTGCAAATCTTCTAACTTGGACTATCATATGTTTGAGCATGGATCCAAAATGGCAAGACAAAGCTAGAAAAGAGGTTCTCCAACTTATTGGGAAAAATAGACCAACTTTTGATGACCTCAATCAACTCAAGATT GTGAACATGATCTTACTCGAGGTTCTAAGGTTGTATCCACCAACATCCCTTATGAGAACTGTTCAGGAAGAGACTAAGATTGGAGATTACACATTTCCTGGAGGAATCATGTTTACTATTCCAACTTATCTCATTCATAGAGATCCAAATTTATGGGGAGAAGATGCAAATGAATTCAATCCCGACAGATTTTCCGACGGCATTTCGAAAGCAACAAAGGATCAATCTTGCTTTTTTGCCTTCGGTTGGGGACCAAGAATTTGCATCGGCCAAAATTTTGCTATGCTTGAAGCTAAATTAGCATTAGTTCTCATTTTACAACATTTCTCTTTCGGGCTTTCCTCTTCCTACGCACATTCTCCTCACGTTTCTATCACTCTTCAACCTCAATTTGGTGCCCAAATTATCTTGAACAAGATTTAA
- the LOC136230211 gene encoding uncharacterized protein, which translates to MKVKVISRSTEDFTRERSQDLQRVFHNYDPSLRPQEKAVEYVRAVNAAKLDKIFARPFIGAMDGHIDAVSCMAKNPNYLKGIFSGSMDGDIRLWDIASRRTVCQFPGHQGAVRGLTASTDGQTLISCGTDCTVRLWKVPVATIMGSDDSSHHSKELEAVYVGKNAFWAVDHQWDGELFATAGAQVDIWNHNRSQPVNTFEWGTETVISVRFNPGEPNLLATSGSDRSIALYDLRISSPVRKVVMRTKTNSIAWNPMEPMNFTAANEDCNCYSFDCRKLDEAKCVHKDHVSAVMDIDFSPTGREFVTGSYDRTVRIFQYNGGHSREIYHTKRMQRVFCVKFSCDATYVLSGSDDTNLRLWKAKASEQLGVLHPRERRRHEYHEALKKRYKHLPEVNRIIRHRHLPKPIYKAAALRRMVTDAEKRKEDRRKAHSAAGSIVTQPLRKRRIIKEEE; encoded by the exons ATGAAGGTGAAAGTAATATCACGCTCCACTGAAGACTTCACTCGAGAACGAAGCCAAGACCTTCAG AGGGTGTTTCACAATTATGACCCCAGCCTTCGACCCCAAGAGAAAGCAGTTGAATATGTGCGAGCAGTTAATGCTGCCAAACTAGACAAG ATATTTGCGAGGCCATTCATTGGAGCAATGGATGGGCATATAGATGCAGTTTCGTGTATGGCAAAAAACCCAAATTACTTGAAAGGGATATTCTCTGGTTCTATGGATGGAG ATATTCGCCTCTGGGACATAGCTTCCAG GCGAACAGTATGTCAGTTTCCTGGTCATCAAGGTGCTGTTCGAGGTTTGACAGCTTCAACAGATGGACAAACTTTAATATCCTGTGGAACTGATTGCAC TGTCAGGCTTTGGAAGGTTCCTGTAGCTACCATTATGGGATCAGATGACTCCTCGCACCATTCCAAAGAG CTAGAAGCAGTTTATGTTGGGAAGAATGCATTTTG GGCTGTTGATCACCAGTGGGATGGTGAGCTTTTTGCCACAGCTGGTGCTCAAGTGGATATTTGGAATCACAACAG GTCTCAGCCTGTAAACACTTTTGAATGGGGAACAGAAACAGTCATATCTGTACGATTTAATCCCGGGGAGCCAAACCTATTGGCAACATCAGGAAG TGACCGCAGCATAGCGTTGTATGATCTACGCATTTCATCTCCAGTAAGGAAAGTTGTTATGAGA ACGAAAACCAATTCTATTGCATGGAACCCAATGGAGCCAATGAATTTTACAGCT GCAAATGAAGATTGCAACTGCTATAGTTTTGATTGTAGAAAATTGGATGAAGCCAAGTGTGTGCACAAAGACCATGTTTCTGCAGT GATGGATATCGACTTCTCTCCAACTGGTCGAGAATTTGTAACAGGGTCTTATGATAGAACA GTCAGAATTTTCCAGTACAATGGCGGTCACAGCCGGGAAATATATCatacaaaaagaatgcaaaG ggTATTTTGCGTCAAATTCAGCTGCGATGCTACTTATGTTCTTTCAGGGAGTGATGATACTAACCTTAGGCTATGGAAAGCTAAAGCCTCAGAACAATTGGGAGTG CTACACCCAAGGGAACGAAGAAGGCATGAATATCATGAAGCTCTCAAGAAGCGATATAAGCACCTTCCAGAGGTCAACCGTATTATCAG GCATAGACACTTACCGAAACCCATATACAAGGCTGCTGCTCTCAGACGCATGGTGACTGACGCTGAAAAGAGGAAAGAAGATAGAAGAAAAGCCCATAGTGCTGCTGGAAGCATCGTTACCCAGCCATTGCGTAAAAGAAGAATcatcaaagaagaagaatag
- the LOC136231250 gene encoding nuclear cap-binding protein subunit 2 has translation MASLFKDLAKLSQYRDRKFPGSQEEFEHALLTSTTVYIGNMSFYTTEEQIYELFSRAGEIKKIIMGLDKNSKTPCGFCFVLYYSREDTEDAVKYISGTILDDRPIRVDFDWGFQEGRQWGRGRSGGQVRDEYRTDYDPGRGGYGKLVQRELEERQLVDYGAGSLGNYAPVMQPHYGRHGGNHGHGGYNRQGRDYHRKRQRDDDRHAHEPPRRNADHESRRNSDPDSRPEKNPRFRESGDSDEEEEDDRKGRS, from the exons ATGGCTTCCCTCTTCAAG GATCTGGCCAAGCTTTCTCAGTATAGGGATAGGAAGTTTCCTGGTTCACAAGAGGAATTTGAACATGCACTTTTGACCTCTACCACTGTTTACATAGGGAACATGTCCTTCTACACTACAGAAGAGCAAATTTATGAACTCTTTTCTCGAGCTGGAGAAATTAAGAAGATAATCATGGGATTGGATAAGAACTCGAAAACCCCTTGTGGGTTTTGTTTCGTTCT ATATTACTCTAGAGAAGATACTGAGGATGCAGTGAAGTATATCAGTGGGACAATCCTTGATGATCGTCCAATTCGTGTTGATTTTGATTGGGGATTTCAGGAAGGAAGACAATGGGGCCGTGGTAGAAGTGGCGGACAG GTTAGGGATGAATACCGTACAGACTATGATCCTG GCAGAGGTGGTTATGGAAAATTGGTTCAGCGTGAGCTGGAAGAAAGACAACTTGTCGACTATGGAGCTGGATCTCTTGGCAATTATGCCCCAGTTATGCAACCTCATT ATGGAAGACATGGTGGAAACCATGGTCATGGTGGTTATAATCGGCAGGGCCGAg ATTATCACAGGAAGCGGCAACGAGATGATGACCGTCATGCACACGAGCCTCCAAGAAGAAATGCTGATCACGAATCAAGAAGAAATTCTGATCCTGATTCTCGACCG GAGAAGAATCCCCGTTTCCGGGAGAGTGGTGActctgatgaggaagaagaagatgatcgAAAGGGACGATCTTAG